From the genome of Pseudomonas migulae:
TGTGCATCGGCCTGCTTGGCTGGGCGCTGGTGACCGCATGGTATGCCTGGCAGCACCGCGGCCCGGTCTCGGCGCTGGAGCAGATCCCGGATGGCGAAGCGGCCATGACCCGGGATGTGATTCAGACCGCCGTGCGCATTGTCGATCAACACCGTGAAAGCACCCGCTACCTGCGCGACGCCCATGCCAAGGCCCATGGCTGCGTGAAGGCCGAGGTGCAGGTACTGCCGGAACTGGCGCAGGACCTGCGTCGCGGCGTCTTCAGCGAACCGGGCAAGCGTTGGCAGGCGACCATGCGCCTGTCCAACGGCAACGCTTATCCGCAGTTCGACAGCATGCGGGATGCCCGGGGCATGGCGATCAAACTGCTGGATGTGCCAGGCAAGCAACTGCTCGGCAACCGACAAGGGCAACACGAGCAGGACTTTGTGATGTTCAGCCATCCGAACTTCTTTGTCAGCGATGTCGCCGAGTACCGTCAGAATGTCGCGGCTCAGGCTGACGGAAAAAAGGTCATGGCGTTTTTTCCTGGCTGGGACCCGCGCACCTGGCAGATCCGCCATTTGTTTATCGCCCTGGCGACACTGTCGCCGCCGCCGGAAAGCCCGACACGCACCACTTATTTTTCGGTATCGCCCTACAAGTTCGGCGAGGCCAATGCCAAGTTCCGGGTGATGCCTGATGCGGAAAACTGCCCCGCCTACACCTTGCCCAAGCAGAACCAGGACCTGCCGAACTTCCTGCGTAACGCCCTGACTCAACAGCTGTCCACGGATCGGGTGCCGGCGTGTTTTGTCTTGCAGATCCAGCGCCAGGATGCGAACAGGTTCATGCCGATCGAGGACACCAGCATCGAGTGGCGCGAGCAGGATGCACCGTTCGAAACCGTAGCCCGGATCACCCTGCCCCCTCAGGACTTCGACACCCCGGCGCAGAATCTGCAATGCGACAACCTGTCGTTCAACCCGTGGTTCGGTCTGGAGGCTCATCGGCCCATTGGCGGTATCAACCGGCTGCGCAAGGCCGTGTACGAAGCGGTCAGCGACTACCGGCATGCTCGCAACGCCGAGCAGTAAGCAGAAACGAAAAAAGCGACCCGAGGGTCGCTTTTTCAATGGAAGCCAGCCTGAGCCGAACCCCGGACAGCAAAAAGCCCGCATTTAGCGGGCTTTCCGTGGTGACCTGGCGTTCAGCGTTCCAGGTTACCGAATATGGCGCAGCGGACGGGACTCGAACCCGCGACCCCCGGCGTGACAGGCCGGTATTCTAACCGACTGAACTACCGCTGCGCGTAGCGTTGAAAGTAAGTGGTGGGTGATGACGGGATCGAACCGCCGACATTCTGCTTGTAAGGCAGACGCTCTCCCAGCTGAGCTAATCACCCTTTACCTTCGTTGCGGGGCGCATTGTGCCACAGATTTTCATAACATGTTGATTTAATTGATAAATAATTCAAAAAAATCTGAAAACCAGTGAAACGACGCATCCTGCAGGAACTTCAGGCAGAAAAAAACCCGCGTTAGCGGGCTTTTCCGTGGTGACCTGGCGTTCAGCGTTCCAGGTTACCGAATATGGCGCAGCGGACGGGACTCGAACCCGCGACCCCCGGCGTGACAGGCCGGTATTCTAACCGACTGAACTACCGCTGCGCGTAACACTTGAAGCGAATGGTGGGTGATGACGGGATCGAACCGCCGACATTCTGCTTGTAAGGCAGACGCTCTCCCAGCTGAGCTAATCACCCTTCACTTTCGGTGTGGCGCGCATTCTACGGAGCGACCTCACCTCTGGCAAGCACTTTTTTAAATAATTTTTTCAGGCCTTCCAAAGGCTTAGAGAAGGGTTGGCCTATGGCGCCACGAAGAGAATAATGCCCCACTTTGTATAAAGGAGAGACTCGCCCCATGTGGTTCAAAAACCTGCTTATCTATCGCCTGACCCAAGATCTGCCTTTTGATGCCGAGGCGTTGGAAACTGCACTGGCCACCAAACTGGCGCGTCCCTGTGCAAGCCAGGAGTTGACCACCTACGGTTTCGTTGCGCCCTTCGGCAAGGGTGAGGATGCCCCCCTGGTGCACGTCAGCGGCGACTTCCTGCTGATTAGCGCGCGCAAAGAAGAACGCATCCTGCCGGGCAGCGTCGTGCGCGACGCCGTGAAGGAAAAGGTCGAAGAGATCGAAGCCGAACAAATGCGCAAGGTCTACAAAAAGGAACGCGACCAGATCAAGGATGAAATCATCCAGGCCTTCCTGCCTCGTGCCTTTATCCGCCGCTCGTCGACCTTCGCAGCGATCGCGCCGAAACAGGGCCTGATCCTGGTCAACTCGGCCAGCCCGAAACGCGCCGAAGACCTGCTCTCTACCCTGCGTGAAGTGATCGGCACGCTGCCGGTACGTCCGCTGACCGTGAAGATGTCGCCGACCGCCACCATGACTGAATGGGTCACGACCCAGAAAGCCGCGGACGATTTTTTCGTGCTGGACGAGTGCGAACTGCGCGACACCCACGAAGACGGCGGTATCGTGCGCTGCAAGCGTCAGG
Proteins encoded in this window:
- a CDS encoding catalase family protein; translation: MLARFWLWLGRLLGKTLLILLCIGLLGWALVTAWYAWQHRGPVSALEQIPDGEAAMTRDVIQTAVRIVDQHRESTRYLRDAHAKAHGCVKAEVQVLPELAQDLRRGVFSEPGKRWQATMRLSNGNAYPQFDSMRDARGMAIKLLDVPGKQLLGNRQGQHEQDFVMFSHPNFFVSDVAEYRQNVAAQADGKKVMAFFPGWDPRTWQIRHLFIALATLSPPPESPTRTTYFSVSPYKFGEANAKFRVMPDAENCPAYTLPKQNQDLPNFLRNALTQQLSTDRVPACFVLQIQRQDANRFMPIEDTSIEWREQDAPFETVARITLPPQDFDTPAQNLQCDNLSFNPWFGLEAHRPIGGINRLRKAVYEAVSDYRHARNAEQ
- the rdgC gene encoding recombination-associated protein RdgC, with the translated sequence MWFKNLLIYRLTQDLPFDAEALETALATKLARPCASQELTTYGFVAPFGKGEDAPLVHVSGDFLLISARKEERILPGSVVRDAVKEKVEEIEAEQMRKVYKKERDQIKDEIIQAFLPRAFIRRSSTFAAIAPKQGLILVNSASPKRAEDLLSTLREVIGTLPVRPLTVKMSPTATMTEWVTTQKAADDFFVLDECELRDTHEDGGIVRCKRQDLTSEEIQLHLSTGKVVTQLSLAWQDKLSFVLDDKMVVKRLKFEDLLQDQAEQDGGEEALGQLDASFTLMMLTFGDFLPAMVEALGGEEMPQGI